The following are encoded together in the Anaerolineae bacterium genome:
- the minE gene encoding cell division topological specificity factor MinE yields MNALQRLIGRKQSTSREIAKNRLQLVLVQDRVNLSAGKMNQLKDELIQVISKYVEIDQDGIEISLTGNGRQHRLTANIPVIGARHQ; encoded by the coding sequence ATGAACGCACTCCAGCGGCTCATCGGCCGCAAACAGTCAACCAGTCGAGAAATAGCCAAGAATCGTTTACAATTGGTTTTGGTTCAAGACCGGGTCAATCTATCGGCCGGAAAAATGAATCAACTGAAGGACGAATTGATTCAGGTTATCTCAAAATACGTAGAGATTGATCAAGATGGCATTGAGATTTCTCTCACCGGCAACGGGCGGCAGCATCGTTTAACGGCCAATATTCCCGTTATCGGCGCGCGTCATCAGTAA
- the minD gene encoding septum site-determining protein MinD gives MSATVITITSGKGGVGKTTTTANLGAALAAQGKKVVTIDADIGLRNLDVVMGLENRIVYDLVDVVEGTCRLRQAMIKDKRLAELYLIPAAQSRDKTAVTPGDMIELTNQLRDEFDFVLVDSPAGIEQGFKNAIAPADRVLIITTPEVSAVRDADRIIGLIEAEEKGPGDLIVNRLRLDMIKRGDMLDTDDVIDILAVNLIGIVPEDEAIITSTNTGRPVAMENNSHAGQAFRNIARRLLGEEVPLMNLEQNDSFRKWVSKFFKP, from the coding sequence ATGAGCGCGACCGTTATTACCATCACCTCCGGCAAAGGCGGCGTTGGCAAAACAACTACCACGGCCAATTTAGGCGCGGCCCTGGCGGCGCAGGGCAAAAAAGTGGTCACCATTGACGCCGATATTGGCCTGCGTAATCTTGACGTGGTGATGGGCCTGGAAAACCGGATTGTTTACGATCTGGTGGACGTGGTTGAAGGAACCTGCCGTTTGCGGCAAGCAATGATAAAGGATAAACGTTTGGCCGAGCTTTACCTGATTCCGGCAGCCCAATCCCGCGATAAAACGGCCGTTACCCCGGGCGATATGATTGAGTTGACCAACCAACTGCGAGATGAATTTGATTTTGTTTTGGTCGACTCCCCGGCGGGCATTGAACAGGGCTTCAAAAATGCCATTGCCCCCGCTGACAGGGTATTAATTATCACCACCCCGGAAGTTTCCGCCGTGCGCGACGCCGACCGCATCATCGGCCTGATTGAGGCCGAAGAAAAGGGGCCGGGTGATCTGATCGTCAACCGTCTCCGGCTGGATATGATCAAACGCGGCGATATGCTTGATACGGATGATGTGATAGATATTCTGGCCGTCAACCTGATTGGGATTGTGCCCGAAGACGAGGCCATTATTACGTCCACCAATACGGGTCGGCCGGTGGCCATGGAAAATAACTCCCATGCCGGGCAGGCTTTTAGAAATATTGCCCGGCGTTTGCTGGGCGAAGAAGTGCCCCTGATGAATCTTGAACAAAACGACTCTTTTAGAAAATGGGTTTCCAAATTTTTTAAGCCGTGA
- the minC gene encoding septum site-determining protein MinC, which yields MSNERITIKGTSDGLIITVGAGAWPGLTDELNRHLGQRASFFKGGRVALRVGPRQLTRLQLESVGQILNRHNVSLWAVESDSPGTRQAATQLGLETDLAPRPTPATPEPLAAEESSIVVQRTLRSGQVINHPGHVVVIGDVNPGAEIKAGGSVIVWGRLRGAVHAGVGDEGLGERAVVCALQLLPALLRIGEYITRSPGNETDEDIIPEMASVQDGQIIAEPWK from the coding sequence ATGTCTAACGAGCGCATCACCATCAAAGGCACAAGCGACGGCCTGATCATTACCGTTGGCGCAGGCGCGTGGCCGGGGCTGACCGACGAATTGAACCGGCATCTGGGCCAACGTGCCTCCTTTTTTAAAGGAGGACGGGTAGCCCTCCGGGTTGGCCCGCGCCAACTGACCCGCCTGCAATTGGAATCGGTGGGGCAAATTTTAAACCGGCATAATGTGAGCCTGTGGGCCGTGGAAAGCGATTCGCCGGGCACGCGGCAAGCGGCGACCCAACTGGGCCTGGAAACCGACTTAGCCCCCCGGCCCACGCCGGCCACGCCCGAGCCGCTTGCCGCCGAAGAAAGTTCCATTGTGGTGCAGCGCACCTTGCGTTCCGGGCAAGTCATCAACCATCCGGGGCACGTAGTGGTTATTGGCGATGTGAACCCGGGAGCCGAGATCAAGGCCGGCGGCAGCGTGATTGTTTGGGGCCGGCTGCGCGGCGCGGTGCACGCCGGCGTGGGCGATGAAGGGCTTGGCGAAAGGGCCGTGGTCTGCGCCTTGCAGCTATTGCCCGCCTTGCTGCGGATTGGCGAGTACATCACCCGCTCGCCCGGCAATGAAACAGACGAAGACATCATCCCGGAAATGGCCTCGGTTCAGGATGGTCAAATCATCGCCGAACCGTGGAAATGA